From a region of the Deltaproteobacteria bacterium genome:
- the aroQ gene encoding type II 3-dehydroquinate dehydratase → MEKVIAVINGPNLNLLGSREPEIYGSQTLEGLLEGLVKEAAGQGYDIWSYQSNSEGELVDAVQAVMTAPNKRIQQNISALIINPAAYSHTSIALRDAIAVLSLPVIEVHISNVFSRESFRHHSHITAVVDGLICGLGTQGYRLALRALIEQLENKKT, encoded by the coding sequence ATGGAAAAGGTTATAGCAGTAATAAATGGACCCAATCTAAACCTTCTAGGAAGCCGTGAACCGGAAATTTATGGCAGCCAGACATTAGAAGGATTGCTGGAAGGTTTAGTAAAAGAGGCGGCAGGGCAAGGATATGACATATGGTCATATCAGAGCAATTCGGAGGGCGAGCTCGTGGATGCAGTGCAAGCTGTCATGACGGCGCCCAATAAGCGCATACAGCAAAATATATCTGCACTCATTATTAACCCGGCTGCCTACTCCCATACCAGCATCGCGCTAAGGGATGCTATCGCAGTCCTTAGCCTTCCAGTGATTGAGGTTCACATTTCAAATGTGTTTTCTAGGGAGTCGTTTCGACATCATTCGCACATAACGGCAGTGGTAGATGGGTTGATATGTGGACTTGGAACACAGGGCTATAGGTTAGCTCTTAGAGCGCTTATTGAACAGCTCGAAAACAAAAAAACTTAG
- the efp gene encoding elongation factor P, with the protein MYTTSNFRNGLKILVDGIPYEITYFQHVKPGKGGAFVRTKLMNLLNQSVVEKTFRATERVERPDIQECSMQLLYASDDGFHFMDINTYEQIVVPASTVGDRRLYLKENEVVKVLLFNQKVVSIELPSFVILAIAQCDPGVRGDTVSGATKPAIMETGAVVQVPLFVNEKDHLKIDTRTGEYIERA; encoded by the coding sequence ATGTATACGACAAGTAATTTTCGAAATGGTTTGAAGATCTTAGTTGATGGGATTCCCTATGAAATAACATATTTTCAGCACGTAAAGCCCGGTAAGGGAGGGGCCTTTGTTCGGACTAAACTAATGAACCTTCTCAATCAGTCGGTTGTTGAGAAAACCTTTAGAGCCACCGAGCGAGTGGAAAGGCCAGATATTCAAGAATGCTCAATGCAGCTATTGTATGCATCTGATGACGGCTTTCATTTCATGGATATTAATACCTACGAGCAAATAGTCGTACCTGCCTCTACTGTCGGCGACAGAAGGCTCTATTTAAAAGAAAACGAAGTGGTTAAAGTGTTGCTGTTTAATCAGAAAGTAGTAAGTATCGAGCTTCCAAGCTTTGTCATTTTGGCGATTGCACAGTGCGATCCAGGGGTGAGAGGTGATACTGTTTCTGGTGCAACTAAGCCAGCGATAATGGAAACAGGTGCCGTTGTGCAGGTTCCACTGTTTGTAAATGAAAAAGATCACCTAAAAATTGATACTAGAACTGGTGAGTATATTGAACGAGCCTAA
- the accB gene encoding acetyl-CoA carboxylase biotin carboxyl carrier protein — MRMLKESDVTEFEFEREGEVLKIKREAGGVTTVGSGRGVQFLGASEGFASPVVSRNAIQGELEQRALTQGGAAEETVGKHHWHQVLSPMVGTFYDKPSPDAKAYVAVGDSVSKGDVLCIVEAMKLMNEIEADVSGKIVEICVKDTQMVEYGEVLFQIEPA; from the coding sequence ATGCGGATGTTAAAGGAGTCAGACGTTACAGAATTTGAATTTGAAAGAGAAGGGGAAGTATTAAAGATAAAGCGCGAGGCTGGTGGTGTAACTACTGTTGGCAGTGGACGAGGTGTTCAGTTCCTTGGGGCCAGTGAAGGATTCGCCTCGCCAGTTGTTTCTCGCAACGCCATTCAGGGGGAACTTGAACAAAGGGCGCTTACTCAGGGAGGAGCTGCTGAAGAGACGGTAGGTAAGCATCATTGGCATCAAGTGCTTTCCCCGATGGTTGGAACTTTTTACGATAAACCTTCGCCCGATGCGAAAGCTTATGTCGCCGTAGGAGACTCAGTGAGCAAGGGCGATGTGCTCTGTATTGTTGAAGCTATGAAATTGATGAACGAAATCGAGGCGGATGTAAGCGGCAAGATAGTTGAGATTTGCGTAAAGGATACGCAAATGGTCGAATATGGGGAAGTCCTCTTTCAAATCGAGCCAGCGTAG
- the accC gene encoding acetyl-CoA carboxylase biotin carboxylase subunit produces MPKPPFRKVLIANRGEVAVRILRACHELGIRTAVVYSTADADALHVKLADESICIGPAKASESYLNVSAIISAAAATGAEAIHPGYGFLSENASFAEICSQCGIIFIGPTVRNMRLMGDKSRARRVAIKNDVPVIPGSEEAGVNTREALLEAEKIGFPVLIKASAGGGGRGMKIVRDPADFVAAFNQATREVAAAFNDPRIYVEKYLEKARHVEIQILGDQFQNTLHMGERDCSIQRRYQKLVEESPAIGLRKETRERLYDAAIHLARAISYASLGTIEFLVDTVTQEFYFIEMNTRLQVEHPVTEMITLVDLVKEQIWVAAGKELAISQNSVKMVGHAIEARINAEDPVTQMASPGQIVGFHMPGGPGIRVDSALYDRYTVPPYYDSLIAKIIARGQTRAEAIRKLSVALDECIIGGIKTNLDLHRKVLAHPDFLSGNVHTKLLEEINIQR; encoded by the coding sequence ATGCCGAAACCCCCATTTCGCAAGGTATTAATTGCCAATCGCGGTGAAGTAGCTGTTAGGATTCTGCGAGCATGTCACGAATTAGGCATACGAACGGCAGTTGTATATTCTACTGCTGACGCCGACGCTCTGCACGTCAAATTAGCGGACGAGAGCATTTGCATCGGGCCAGCAAAGGCTAGCGAATCTTACTTAAATGTTTCTGCAATTATTTCTGCGGCTGCTGCAACTGGCGCCGAGGCAATTCATCCAGGTTATGGTTTCCTGAGCGAGAATGCTTCTTTTGCAGAGATTTGCAGCCAGTGCGGCATTATTTTTATTGGTCCAACAGTGCGAAACATGCGCCTTATGGGAGATAAATCTCGGGCCCGACGCGTCGCTATAAAAAACGATGTGCCCGTCATTCCCGGAAGCGAGGAAGCTGGAGTAAACACGCGCGAGGCCCTGCTCGAGGCCGAAAAGATAGGTTTCCCGGTCTTGATTAAAGCAAGTGCTGGTGGCGGCGGAAGGGGGATGAAGATAGTGAGGGATCCGGCGGATTTCGTGGCGGCTTTTAATCAGGCAACAAGAGAAGTTGCCGCAGCCTTTAACGATCCAAGGATATACGTAGAAAAATATTTAGAGAAAGCGCGTCACGTAGAAATCCAGATATTGGGCGACCAATTTCAAAATACCCTTCATATGGGCGAAAGGGATTGTTCCATTCAGCGTCGCTATCAAAAACTAGTAGAAGAGTCGCCAGCAATAGGTCTTCGCAAGGAGACTCGCGAACGATTATACGATGCCGCAATTCATTTAGCGCGCGCTATAAGTTATGCTAGTTTAGGTACTATTGAGTTTCTCGTAGATACGGTTACGCAGGAGTTTTATTTCATAGAGATGAATACTAGGCTTCAAGTCGAGCATCCCGTTACTGAAATGATAACTCTGGTAGATCTCGTAAAGGAGCAAATTTGGGTTGCTGCGGGCAAGGAACTAGCTATTTCTCAGAATTCGGTAAAAATGGTTGGACATGCTATAGAAGCGAGAATCAATGCTGAGGATCCTGTTACGCAGATGGCGTCTCCAGGTCAAATTGTAGGCTTTCATATGCCTGGGGGGCCGGGAATTCGCGTAGATTCGGCCTTGTATGATAGGTATACAGTTCCTCCCTATTACGATTCGCTAATTGCTAAAATAATTGCGCGTGGACAGACGAGAGCTGAAGCAATAAGAAAACTCTCTGTGGCGCTTGACGAATGTATTATTGGAGGTATTAAGACTAACCTAGACCTACAC